CAGATTTTTGTCTTTGTTGCCTTTGCGTAGCTTGCGACTGTCTGCAAGTCTGCTTCCTTTACTTTTGAAAAATCAACATCATCGATAACAACTCCTGCAACTGCTGTTCCGCCAGCCTTGAGAGCGTTCAATGTGTTTACAACTTTTTCCAGGCTGATGTTGTCCTGGTTGAAATTCAAAATTGTTCTGTTGCGGAGAATCTGCTCCTTTACATCAGCGGCGTTTGCGATTGCCTTTTTCTTTGAAATTTCGTTGTAGATTCCGTCATACCAAGAAATTACGTTTTCGCTGTGCTGGTTGAATGAAACGTGGACAAGCTGCTTTCCGTTAAGAAGCGTGTCCATTCCAAACTGAACAAGCACAGAAGTTTTTCCAAGTCCCTTTTTTGCTGTAACAAGTCCTAGCTCTCCAGCCTTGAGTCCTCCGTTTGCCGCTTCGTCAAAAATGCGGATTGGGCTTCTTTCATATAATTCCTGCTTTGCCATAATGCTGCCTCCTGAATTTTTAGCTTGATTTTTTTAACTTTTGCAGAAAGTTTTGCGCTTCAAGATATTTTGTTTTGCAAAAAGTTCTGTGTCCGTTTGAATAAGTATAGCACATAAATTTTATTTTACAATAAAAAAATCTCCAGCAAAAGAAAATTCTTTCACTGGAGATTCTGCGGTCAAACTAGGCTTTTATAATTTTATTTTGCCTGTCCAGCCTTTTTCTTTTCTGCATAAGCCTTGATAAGCTCGTCGGCAACTGCATTTGGAACTTTGCTGTATTTTTCAAATTCCATTGTGAATTCTGCTTTTCCCTGTGTAGAAGAGCGGAGAATTGTTGAGAATCCGAACATTTCAGAAAGAGGAACTTCTGCGTTTACAGTTGAGTTTCCGTTTTCATCAGAAGAATCGATGATAACACCGCGTCTCTGGTTGATAAGTCCGAACATATTTCCCTGGAATTCTGTAGGTCCTGCAATCTGAACTTTCATGATTGGCTCAAGGATTGCTGGTTTTGCCTTTGCGTATCCTTCACGGAATGCGCCGATAGCAGCAGTCTGGAATGCGATGTCTGAAGAGTCAACCGGGTGGTACTGACCATCGTTGATTGTGCATCTTACGCCAACAACTGGTGCTCCAATGAGAGAGCCTTTTTCCATTGCTTTCTTGAAACCTTTGTCGCAAGAAGGAATGTATTCGTTTGGAATTGCTCCACCTTTGATTGAGTCAACAAACTCGTAGTCTTTTTCTGAAATTGGCTCCATGAAACCGGCAACGCGTCCGTACTGTCCTGAACCACCAGTCTGCTTTTTGTGAGTGTAGTTGAAGTCAGCGCGCTGTGTGATAGACTCGCGGTATGCAACTTCTGGCTGAGAAACTGTAACTTCGCATTTGTATTCACGTTTCATGCGCTCAACGTAAACTGCAAGGTGAAGCTCGCCCATTCCCTTGATGATTGTCTGGTTTGATTCAGGGTCAACATAAGTCTGGAATGTCGGGTCTTCCTTTGTAAAGCGGTTGAGAGCTTTTGACATATTCGCAGCGTCCTGCTTGTTTACAGGAGTGATTGCTTCTGAAATAACAGGCTCTGGAACGAACATAGAAGTCATTGCAATGTTGAGTCCGCCGCCGCAGAATGTGTCTCCTGATGCGCAGTCAACACCGAACAACGCGATGATGTCGCCTGGCTGACCTTCATTGATGTCTTCCATTGCTGCTGCGTTCATGCGGACAATGCGTCCAACCTTGAACTTTTTCTTTGCGCGTGTATTGTAAAGTTCATCGCCTTTTGTGATTTTTCCCTGATAAATGCGGACATAAGTAAGCTGGCCGTACTGACCATCGTCAAGTTTGAATGCGAGTGCAACACAAGGCTTGTTTTCAACATTGAAAAGCTCAACCTGCTCTTCATTCTTGTCAAGGTCAAGACCGTAGTTGTGAACTTCTGTCGGGTTAGGAAGATAGCGTACAACACCGTCAAGAACTGGCTGAATACCTTTGTTCATGTGCGCAGAACCGCAGAATACTGCTACGAAGTTTTCTTCAAGAGTTCCTTTGCGGATTGCGGCGATAATTTTTTCTTCTGGAATATCTTCTTTTTCTTCCATAAGATCTTCCATGAGCGAGTCGTCAAACATTGCGGCTGCTTCAAGAAGTTCTGCTCTCTTTTCTTTTGCCTGTTCTACAAGTTCTGCTGGAATTTCAGCAACGCGGATATCTTCACCGTCATGTCCTTCAAAATAGTAAGCCTTCATTGCGATGAGGTCTACAACGCCCTGAAGTTTGTCTTCAAGACCGATTGGAAGTTCTACCATGTATGCGTTTAATCCGAGCTTGTCGCGGAGCTGTGCGCATACACGAAGCGGATTTGCACCCTGGCGGTCGCATTTGTTTACGAAAGCGATGCGTGGAACATGGTAGCGTTTGAGCTGGCGGTCAACTGTGATTGACTGAGACTGAACACCTGCAACAGCGCAAAGAACAAGGATTGCTCCGTCAAGAACACGGAGTGAGCGTTCAACTTCAACTGTGAAGTCAACGTGGCCTGGAGTGTCGATAAGGTTGATTGTTGTGCCTTTCCAGTTTACCTGAGTCGCTGCTGACTGGATTGTGATTCCACGCTCGCGCTCCAAATCCATAGAATCCATTACAGCGCCTACACCGTCTTTGCCATGAACTTCATGGATCTGGTGAATCTTGTTGCAGTAGAACAAGATACGTTCTGATGTTGTTGTTTTACCAGAGTCAATGTGCGCACTGATACCGATATTACGTACTTTTGTAATATCAAAACCCATAGTGTATACCTCTCAAAAAAAAATTCGTGAGTCGGCAGAATACGAAATGCAAAGATTTCCGCATAATGCAATTAATTCAAGCAATTTTATTAAAAAATAGCGGTAAATTCAATAGGTCTTGGGCTGTTTTGAAGAAAGTTTAAAAATTTAATAGAAATGCTGTTTTTATGTTCCACTTAATCTTTCTGTTTCCGCCTTTAAAAACTGTAGTTGCTGAAGGACTGCATTTAAAGTCGCCTTCTTTTTCAGAAAATGAAAATCCGATTCCGGCTTGGCGCAGCATTGTTTTTTTAGGATAAACTGTGCTTGTGAATGAAAATGTGTTTTTCCCAGAGTCTTCTTTTTTATAGGAAAAAGTTGCGCTTGTAGATGAGCTTTTGAAATTTCTTGAAACCTTTATTTGCGCAGAATATTCTTTTTCGTTTTTTTCCGTGGAATAAATAAAAGCTGCGTTTGATGAAATTTTGAATTTTCCGCTTGAAACATTCAATGCTGTTTTTGCGCAGTATTCGTTGAAATCAGCTGGAAGTTTTTCGATTGTCTGTCTTTCCGCGGAATAAAAAAGAATTCCTGCGCTTGCTGAAGTTTTTCCGAACCAAAATGTGTACTGCGGATTTACTCCTGCTTGGGTTTTTATTCTGTTTTCAGTTTTGTCAGCGGTTATTAAAGATTCGTCTGCAATATAATAGAAAGAATGCAGCAAAAAATCGCCTAAAAGAATGAAATTTTGAAGCCTTGCCCAAAAGAAATTTCCGCCGAACGGGCTTTCGTGTATTCCTGCCGCTCCAGAAATTCTAAAATGCGGAAAAATAAAATTCAGTTCAGTTTCCGCCGCGCCCCGTTTTTCCGTAGAAAAAAATCTTTGCTTTTGAAACCAAGATGAAGTGTTTTCCCTTCCGTATTCAAAAAGTCCGCCTGAAAATGAAATGCTTGCGTTTGGAATGAATGGGGACGAAAATCTTTTGAAGGCAGACGCATAAAATTCCTTTGTTTCAAGAACAGAAAGTTGAATAGTTGGCAAAAATGAATTTTTGTTTCCTGGTGAAATTGAAATTGCCGCTGCCAGTGGAGTTTTCCCGGAAGTCCAGGAGGGTAGGCTTGGAGAAATTCCAGGTGCTAAAAGAGAAGGCTTTTTTAGCGCGCTCGGAACATAAAAATTTGGCTGCTTTAATCTTGAAATTCCCTGTGAAAAACGCAAGGTTCCTGCAAGAAAATCTGTGGCCGCGAATTTTGTTGCCGCTGAATATTTTATTCCGTAGCGGTATTTTTGCATCGCCTCAAATTCAGAAAACGAAGAGCTTGCAATGCCGTGAAAAGTTTCTGTTCCGATTCCTGCGACCCAAATGGCAGTCAGTCCGCGGAATTTTAACTTTGCGCCGGAATCATATTTCAGCGAAAAATTTTCTTTTCCGTCTTTTACAGGAAATTTTAAATTGTTCCCGGAATAAAATTCAATTTGCGCATGGCAAATACCTGCCGCCAAAATAATTGTTATAAAAGTGATTTTGTTTTTCATCACATTATTTATTTCTGAAAAAAATAATTTTCTGCATGGTTTTTGTGAAAAATAGAATTTATTTTGATAGAAAATTATGACATTTTTTGCGTTTTTGTGTTTTTTCGCTTGAATAACATTGAAAAATTTTATATACTCTGCGCTATATTTTATATCATCAGCATGTCAGATTGCAGCCGCTTCTTAGGCTTTGCCAGGTAAAAAGGAAAATCAAGTAAAAAAAGATATTTTCAAGCGGTTCCGGTCTTTCATGTAAGGAAAAGGGAATCGTTTATGGAAGATTTAGAAAACAAAATTAATGGGATTACTATGCCCGCAGAGGATTCGCAGGTTTCTGTGGAAAATTCAAATGAATCATCAAATGAGCCTGAGACAATTTCATTTGCAGACTTGGGACTTGATGAAATCACTCTTGCCGCTATTGAGAAAAAAGGATTTAAAGTTCCTTCACCAATTCAGGTTTTGGCAATTCCACGTCTTTTGAATGGAGATGCAAACGTTATTGCGAAGGCTCGCACTGGAACTGGAAAAACTGCCGCTTTTGGACTTCCGCTTGTTCAGGATTTGCGTGAAGAAAGCGACCATGTCCGCGCAATAATTCTTGAGCCTACACGCGAGCTTGCCATGCAGACTGCGACTGAAATGGCTTCGTTTGCAACTGGAAAATATCCGCGCACTGCTGTTGTTTACGGCGGAGCTTCGATGGGCGAGCAGATGAGAGCTTTGCGCCGCGGAGTTGAAATTGTTGTTGGAACTCCGGGACGTGTTCAGGATTTGATTGACCGCGGTGTTCTTGACATCAGCAAAATCGATTACTTTATTCTTGATGAAGGCGATGAAATGCTTGACATGGGATTCATCGAGGATATTGAAAATATTTTTGAATGCGCAAATCAGGATTGCCGTGTTCTTTTGTTCAGCGCGACAGTTCCAAAAGAAATTTTGAAAATTGCCCAGCGTTTTATGGGCGAGTATGAAATCGTTGAAGAAGAAGGCTTTGAAGAAGAGCCGCTTTTGATTGAGCAAAAATATTGGGTTGTTCGCGAAAGTGAAAAAGTCGAGGCTTTGGTTCGCCTTATCGATATTTCGCCGGATTTCTTCGGACTTGTTTTTGTTCAGAGAAAATCTGATGCTGACTATGTTTCAAAGTCGCTTGATGAGCGCGGATATGAAGCCGCCGCATTGCACGGAGATATTCCTCAGGGACAGCGTGAAAAAATTCTTGCAAGATTCCGTTCAAAGAAAACAAGAATTCTTGTTGCGACTGATGTTGCCGCGCGTGGAATTGATATTGAAGGCGTAACTCACGTTGTAAACTACGAGCTTCCTTTTGATGGTCCGACTTATGTTCACCGCATTGGACGTACTGGACGCGCCGGAGCTGCTGGAATGGCGGTTACTTTTGTAAAGCCGGAAGAAACTCGCAGACGTCTTAATTATCTTATCAACACTGTAAAGAAAAGTTCCAAGGGCGAAATTGTTGAAGACAAAGTTCCTTCAATAGAAGAAGTTCTTGAAGCAAAAAAGAGCCGCCTGTTTTCTGATATTAAAAACAAGCTTGGTCTTAATCAGGAAAAAACTGAATCTCAGACTGAAAGTGAAACTGATTCTGTTTCCGCGGATGAAAATGCTGAAAACAATATTTCCGCAGAGCCAAAAGTTCCTCACTTAAGAAAAGGCGATCCTATTTTTGACAAGCTTGCGGAAGAACTTTGCAACGGTCAGAATCCAGAGGAAGTTGTTGCTTCACTGCTTGCGGTTTCTTACGGCGGAATGCTGAACAAAAACCGCTACGGAAAAATCAATACTTATTCTGTTGAAAAGGGACGCGACAGAGACCGTGGCGGACGCCGTGAACGCGACCGTGGTTCAAGAAGAGGCGGAGATGTTTTTGTTGGCGACGACCAGCTTAGGCTTTATGTTCAGATGGGCTGGGACGATGGCTACAATCCAAGAAAAATTGCGGATTTCTTCCATGATTTGCTTGGTGTTCCGGGGCGCAAAGTTGATGCCATTGATATGGCTGACAAATTCTGTCTTCTTTCTTTGCCGGCTGACGACGGAAGAAGAGCCATTGAGCTTTCCGAGCGCGACCGTTCATTGCCGCACATGCACCTTGACACAAAAGTTACTGGCGGCGGACTTGGCGAGCGCGATTCATTTGGACGCGACCGTGGCTCAAGAAGAGGCGGAAGAGACAGAGGACGGGACCGCGACCGTGGATTTGGACGCGACAGAGACTTTGGCGGACGGCGCGAACGTGATAGAGACAGAGGATTCCGCGGAGGTTCTCATGCAAGAGCTGGAGTTCACACTGCTACACAGAGAAGCGGTTCATCTTCATTCTTCAAGAGATCTGACGCTCAGGAATACTAATTTTTAAGTTTAGATAAGAACGCTGCTAGAAATGGCGGCGTTTTTTTTATTCTAGTCGCATTGACTTCAATGCTGTTCATCAATAAAATAAAGAAATGTACGAAATAAAAGATTCAAAGCCGTTTGATACTGACGAAGAAGATTTTGATACTGTAATGGCTAGTGACATTTCATTTACAGGAAATATACGTTTTTCAAAGCCGTTTATGATAAAAGGAAAAATGAACGGAACAATCGAAGCTTCAAGCGATTTGCTTATCGATACAAATGCGGAAGTCAATGCTGACATTTCAACAGAGCGAGTTCTTGTCCGCGGAAAAGTTGTGGGAAATATAAATGGAAAAAAACTTGTTTATGTTGCTTCAACTGGTTCTGTAATTGGCGACATTTCTTCTGCGCAGGTTGTGCTTGAGCCGGGCTCTGTTTTTTCTGGAAAATGCTCAATGTCTGGAATGTAATTTTTCAAGTTGAATTTTCAAGGTGCTGATATGAATAAGAAAAATTGTTTTGCATTTATTATATTTTTTGTTTTTGTTTCCGCAGTTTTTTCGCAAGCCTCTCGTCCTGATGCCCTTAAGCTTTACCGTGAAGGAAAGTACAAGGATGCGGTTGCTGTCTGTGAAGTTGAAATTTCAAACAATCCGAACAACATGGATTCTTATGCGGTTTTGTGCTGGTCTTTGGTTGGAAACAAGCAGTACAGGGAAGCTGAGCTTAGAGCTACAGAAGCGCGCAAAATAAATTCCTATGATATTCGCTTGATGGAAGTTCTTGGCGAGGCAAAATTTTATCTTGGAAAAAACAATGAAGCGCTTGATATGTTTCAGCGTTATGTTGCGAATTCTTCGGAAACTGCGGCGCGGCTTGGAACTGCATATTATTACATGGGCGAAATTTATGTCCGCCAGACAAAATATGAGCACGCGGACATTTCTTTTAGCGCGGCCGTAAAATATGAGCCGACCTATAGCGCGCATTGGTGGACAAGACTTGGCTACGCGCGTGAAATGTGCGGCGACTTTAAAAATGCCGTTACAGCTTATGACAGAGCGCTTGGCTTGAATTCCCAGAATTACGACGCTGTCCGCGGAAAAAAAAGATGTCAGGATCGTCTTTAGTTTTTAGCTGATGAAAAATATTATTCATTTTGAAACTCTAGGCTGCAGGCTTAATCAGGACGAAACGGAAGGAGCCGCGCGTTCTTTTTCTGATGCTGGTTTTGCCTGTGAGCTGAATCCTGTTTCATCTGGAACAAATCCTTCTCAAGATGTAATTTTAAGCGTGATAAATACCTGCACGGTTACAGGCAAGGC
The sequence above is drawn from the uncultured Treponema sp. genome and encodes:
- a CDS encoding ATPase domain-containing protein → MAKQELYERSPIRIFDEAANGGLKAGELGLVTAKKGLGKTSVLVQFGMDTLLNGKQLVHVSFNQHSENVISWYDGIYNEISKKKAIANAADVKEQILRNRTILNFNQDNISLEKVVNTLNALKAGGTAVAGVVIDDVDFSKVKEADLQTVASYAKATKTKIWFSSTSAGDKLEDSAPKALLPYFSAVIHLSSKNSVTQLSILKMGKNTDIETTLKLDSKTLLITNNK
- the fusA gene encoding elongation factor G gives rise to the protein MGFDITKVRNIGISAHIDSGKTTTSERILFYCNKIHQIHEVHGKDGVGAVMDSMDLERERGITIQSAATQVNWKGTTINLIDTPGHVDFTVEVERSLRVLDGAILVLCAVAGVQSQSITVDRQLKRYHVPRIAFVNKCDRQGANPLRVCAQLRDKLGLNAYMVELPIGLEDKLQGVVDLIAMKAYYFEGHDGEDIRVAEIPAELVEQAKEKRAELLEAAAMFDDSLMEDLMEEKEDIPEEKIIAAIRKGTLEENFVAVFCGSAHMNKGIQPVLDGVVRYLPNPTEVHNYGLDLDKNEEQVELFNVENKPCVALAFKLDDGQYGQLTYVRIYQGKITKGDELYNTRAKKKFKVGRIVRMNAAAMEDINEGQPGDIIALFGVDCASGDTFCGGGLNIAMTSMFVPEPVISEAITPVNKQDAANMSKALNRFTKEDPTFQTYVDPESNQTIIKGMGELHLAVYVERMKREYKCEVTVSQPEVAYRESITQRADFNYTHKKQTGGSGQYGRVAGFMEPISEKDYEFVDSIKGGAIPNEYIPSCDKGFKKAMEKGSLIGAPVVGVRCTINDGQYHPVDSSDIAFQTAAIGAFREGYAKAKPAILEPIMKVQIAGPTEFQGNMFGLINQRRGVIIDSSDENGNSTVNAEVPLSEMFGFSTILRSSTQGKAEFTMEFEKYSKVPNAVADELIKAYAEKKKAGQAK
- a CDS encoding DEAD/DEAH box helicase — protein: MEDLENKINGITMPAEDSQVSVENSNESSNEPETISFADLGLDEITLAAIEKKGFKVPSPIQVLAIPRLLNGDANVIAKARTGTGKTAAFGLPLVQDLREESDHVRAIILEPTRELAMQTATEMASFATGKYPRTAVVYGGASMGEQMRALRRGVEIVVGTPGRVQDLIDRGVLDISKIDYFILDEGDEMLDMGFIEDIENIFECANQDCRVLLFSATVPKEILKIAQRFMGEYEIVEEEGFEEEPLLIEQKYWVVRESEKVEALVRLIDISPDFFGLVFVQRKSDADYVSKSLDERGYEAAALHGDIPQGQREKILARFRSKKTRILVATDVAARGIDIEGVTHVVNYELPFDGPTYVHRIGRTGRAGAAGMAVTFVKPEETRRRLNYLINTVKKSSKGEIVEDKVPSIEEVLEAKKSRLFSDIKNKLGLNQEKTESQTESETDSVSADENAENNISAEPKVPHLRKGDPIFDKLAEELCNGQNPEEVVASLLAVSYGGMLNKNRYGKINTYSVEKGRDRDRGGRRERDRGSRRGGDVFVGDDQLRLYVQMGWDDGYNPRKIADFFHDLLGVPGRKVDAIDMADKFCLLSLPADDGRRAIELSERDRSLPHMHLDTKVTGGGLGERDSFGRDRGSRRGGRDRGRDRDRGFGRDRDFGGRRERDRDRGFRGGSHARAGVHTATQRSGSSSFFKRSDAQEY
- a CDS encoding polymer-forming cytoskeletal protein yields the protein MYEIKDSKPFDTDEEDFDTVMASDISFTGNIRFSKPFMIKGKMNGTIEASSDLLIDTNAEVNADISTERVLVRGKVVGNINGKKLVYVASTGSVIGDISSAQVVLEPGSVFSGKCSMSGM
- a CDS encoding tetratricopeptide repeat protein; translation: MNKKNCFAFIIFFVFVSAVFSQASRPDALKLYREGKYKDAVAVCEVEISNNPNNMDSYAVLCWSLVGNKQYREAELRATEARKINSYDIRLMEVLGEAKFYLGKNNEALDMFQRYVANSSETAARLGTAYYYMGEIYVRQTKYEHADISFSAAVKYEPTYSAHWWTRLGYAREMCGDFKNAVTAYDRALGLNSQNYDAVRGKKRCQDRL